One stretch of Nicotiana tabacum cultivar K326 chromosome 18, ASM71507v2, whole genome shotgun sequence DNA includes these proteins:
- the LOC107812074 gene encoding chitotriosidase-1-like precursor (The RefSeq protein has 4 substitutions compared to this genomic sequence): MANSVTLFSIIFSCFLLRQLVCTNSQNVIKGGYWFKNSGLALNNIDSTLFTHLFCAFADLNPQSNQLIISPENQDSFSQFTSTVQRKNPSVKTFLSIAGGRADTTAYGIMARQPNSRKSFIDSSIRLARQFGFHGLDLDWEYPLSATDMTNLGILLNEWRTAINMEARNSGRAALLLTAAVSYSPRVNGLNYPVESVARNLNWINLMAYDFYGPNWSPSQTNSHAQLFDPVNHISGSDGINAWIQAGVPTKKLVLGIPFYGYAWRLVNPNIHDLRAPAAGKSNVGAVDDGSMTYNRIRDYIVQSRATTVYNATIVGDYCYSGSNWISYDDTQSVRNKVNYVKGRGLLGYFAWHVAGDQNWGLSRTASQTWGVSSQEMK, encoded by the exons ATGGCTAATTCTATCACTATTTTCTCCATTATTTTCTCATGTTTCCTCCTCCAGCAACTAGTTTGCACAAATAGCCAAAATGTTATTAAGGGAGGGTACTGGTTTAAGGACAGTGGATTAGCATTAAACAACATAGATTCAACTCTTTTCACTCATCTATTTTGTGCATTTGCTGATCTTAATCCACAATCAAATCAGTTAATCATTTCGCCGGAAAATCAAGATTCATTCAGCCAATTTACAAGTACAGTTCAAAGGAAAAATCCTTCAGTCAAGACTTTCTTGTCTATAGCTGGAGGAAGAGCTGATACAACTGCCTATGGAATTATGGCTAgacaaccaaattcaagaaaaagttttattgattcatcaaTAAGATTGGCTAGACAATTTGGATTTCATGGCCTTGATCTTGATTGGGAATATCCATTATCAGCTACAGATATGACAAACTtag GGATCCTTTTGAATGAGTGGCGCACCGCTATCAACATGGAGGCGAGAAATTCCGGCAGGGCGGCACTGCTTCTCACGGCGGCGGTTTCCTACTCACCCCGAGTCAATGGATTGAACTACCCAGTTGAATCGGTGGCAAGAAACTTAAACTGGATTAACCTTATGGCATATGACTTCTATGGACCAAATTGGTCACCATCACAAACCAATTCACATGCACAATTATTTGATCCTGTGAACCATATTAGTGGAAGCGATGGAATTAATGCATGGATTCAAGCTGGTGTTCCAACAAAAAAATTGGTACTTGGAATTCCATTTTATGGCTATGCGTGGCGATTGGTTAACCCGAATATCCACGATCTTAGAGCACCTGCCGCCGGAAAATCAAATGTAGGTGCGGTCGATGATGGGTCGATGACTTATAACAGAATTAGAGATTATATAGTGCAGAGTCGCGCCACAACTGTGTATAATGCTACTATTGTTGGAGATTATTGTTACTCTGGAAGTAATTGGATTAGCTATGATGATACTCAAAGTGTTAGAAATAAGGTTAATTATGTTAAAGGTAGAGGATTGCTAGGTTACTTTGCATGGCACGTTGCAGGGGATCAAAATTGGGGACTTTCTCGTACAG CTTCACAAACATGGGGAGTGTCATCTCAAGAGATGAAGTGA